The proteins below are encoded in one region of Citrobacter enshiensis:
- a CDS encoding trypsin-like serine peptidase, with product MQKTIAVLLASVCLSPVVTHADEVDTTATDTPEVKTLFFGHDDRVQVADPTQPPWDAIGQLETASGNLCTATLISPHLALTAGHCLLIPPKGKPDKAVALRFVSKKGLWRYEIHGIEGRVAPSLGKRLKPDGDGWIVPPAAASWDFGLVVLRYPPSGITPLPLFEGDKAALTAALKTTERKVTQSGYPEDHIDALYTHQDCLVTGWAQTSVLSHQCDTLPGDSGSPLMLKTDAGWQLIGVQSSAPAAKDRWRADNRALSVTGFRDQLEALAQQ from the coding sequence ATGCAGAAAACCATTGCTGTATTACTGGCTTCAGTTTGTCTTTCTCCTGTCGTGACTCATGCGGATGAGGTTGATACGACTGCCACGGATACCCCTGAAGTCAAAACACTGTTTTTTGGTCATGATGATCGCGTACAGGTCGCTGACCCAACCCAACCGCCCTGGGATGCGATTGGGCAACTGGAGACCGCCAGCGGTAACCTCTGCACCGCTACGCTCATCTCACCGCATCTGGCGCTGACGGCGGGACACTGTTTGTTGATCCCACCGAAAGGTAAACCGGATAAAGCCGTCGCCTTACGTTTTGTGTCGAAAAAGGGACTCTGGCGCTACGAAATTCACGGAATTGAAGGACGGGTCGCTCCCTCACTGGGAAAGCGTCTGAAACCGGACGGCGATGGCTGGATTGTTCCCCCTGCCGCGGCATCCTGGGACTTCGGTCTGGTGGTGTTACGCTACCCGCCCTCCGGCATTACGCCACTGCCCTTATTTGAAGGCGATAAAGCGGCGTTAACCGCTGCGCTGAAGACCACCGAACGTAAAGTGACGCAGTCGGGTTATCCGGAAGATCATATCGATGCGCTGTATACACACCAGGATTGTCTGGTCACCGGTTGGGCGCAAACGTCGGTCCTCTCTCACCAGTGCGACACGTTGCCTGGCGACAGCGGTTCGCCATTGATGCTGAAGACCGATGCAGGTTGGCAGTTGATTGGCGTGCAAAGCTCCGCCCCGGCGGCCAAAGATCGCTGGCGGGCGGATAACCGCGCGCTCTCCGTCACGGGATTTCGCGACCAACTGGAAGCGCTTGCCCAGCAATAG
- a CDS encoding putative bifunctional diguanylate cyclase/phosphodiesterase codes for MANWLHWRNIPTAKTLFVMIFMAGIGLIISVVALLYLSLHLISTKTNEIDDRRTALSVQGAVQTSVNRMWSLVLDNAVWDEAVKEAYRPTLDTAWLYKTWGSGLKINNLYDGTFILDEHFHLLWGAFRGKPFTEDNLRFLGRGMQFLIDQHAQPLATEKNIYAGITRTREGVAFVGIGLIRPMTEGFPVQGSARRYLVITRHLNPEILSGLGKTFQIDDLAYTAEPSAGPSVPLKSSAGELLGYLSWQARQPGVQAAQAASTDITQIVMLAAALILLFILLSSVGLYKLAKGEQQARRIARIDWLSHLPNRRALIEKLEQSRLSGEPGTKSVVFIDLDGFKDVNDIYGHHVGDQLIVTIAQTLRDKIPPEGMLARMGGDEFAMMVGGERAEEHAAAFAGSVLDYLNTPISLGERTIHIGASIGIASGLLVESTSSELFRRADIAMYHSKSTGKGRITHYDSELNSVREREIVIENDIRLGLEREEFDVWYQPIVDARSQKMIGVEALARWHRRPAGALKPDEFIRIAETSGLIYRLGQFVLRRACFDLQPLSDLKLSVNISPAQFRDPDFENKVAGVLQETGFPAGRLQLEVTETYVLENPERARAAIANLKLLGTAVALDDFGTGYSSIGYLRRFNFDTIKIDKSLAGLVDDDDQASALVSGTIRIASALGMAVIAEGVETEKQMKLLRLAGCDQLQGFYFSQPMPIESLLQLRQQRHC; via the coding sequence ATGGCAAATTGGTTGCACTGGCGTAATATTCCTACAGCGAAAACGCTGTTTGTCATGATTTTTATGGCCGGGATCGGTCTGATAATCTCGGTCGTGGCTTTGCTTTATCTTTCCCTCCACCTGATCAGTACCAAAACCAACGAAATTGACGACCGCCGTACGGCGCTGTCGGTGCAAGGTGCGGTTCAAACCTCGGTGAATCGCATGTGGTCGCTGGTGCTGGACAACGCGGTCTGGGACGAGGCGGTCAAAGAAGCGTATCGACCCACGTTAGATACCGCGTGGTTATATAAGACCTGGGGCTCAGGCCTTAAAATCAATAATCTGTATGACGGTACGTTTATCCTTGACGAGCACTTTCACCTTTTATGGGGTGCATTCCGCGGTAAGCCGTTTACGGAAGATAACCTCCGATTTTTGGGGCGAGGCATGCAGTTCTTGATCGACCAACATGCTCAACCTCTCGCCACCGAAAAAAATATTTACGCTGGAATAACCCGCACCCGGGAAGGTGTCGCTTTTGTCGGTATCGGGTTGATCCGCCCGATGACGGAAGGGTTTCCCGTTCAGGGAAGCGCACGTCGTTACCTGGTCATTACCCGCCATCTCAATCCAGAGATCCTGAGTGGACTGGGTAAAACCTTTCAGATAGACGACCTCGCCTATACTGCTGAACCCTCGGCAGGTCCCAGCGTACCACTGAAAAGTTCGGCCGGAGAGTTGCTCGGTTATCTTAGCTGGCAGGCGCGTCAGCCCGGTGTCCAGGCGGCGCAGGCTGCTTCAACCGATATTACGCAGATCGTCATGTTGGCCGCCGCGTTAATCCTGCTCTTTATACTGTTGAGCAGCGTTGGCCTCTATAAACTGGCAAAAGGTGAGCAGCAGGCAAGACGTATAGCGCGTATTGACTGGTTAAGCCATTTGCCAAACCGCCGCGCGTTAATTGAAAAGCTGGAACAGTCCAGGTTAAGCGGTGAGCCGGGAACGAAAAGCGTGGTCTTTATCGACCTGGATGGATTTAAAGACGTCAATGACATTTATGGTCATCACGTTGGCGATCAGCTGATCGTCACCATTGCCCAAACGCTGAGAGATAAAATCCCTCCGGAAGGGATGCTGGCGCGCATGGGCGGGGATGAGTTTGCGATGATGGTCGGAGGCGAACGGGCGGAAGAACATGCGGCGGCATTTGCGGGCAGTGTTCTTGATTATCTCAATACGCCCATTAGCCTGGGGGAAAGAACCATCCACATTGGCGCCAGCATTGGTATTGCGAGTGGCTTGCTGGTGGAAAGCACCAGTTCAGAGCTGTTCCGGCGGGCGGATATCGCGATGTATCACTCCAAAAGTACCGGCAAGGGGCGAATTACGCATTATGATTCTGAACTCAACAGCGTTCGGGAACGAGAAATTGTCATCGAAAATGACATTCGTCTCGGTCTGGAAAGAGAAGAGTTCGATGTCTGGTATCAGCCTATTGTTGATGCCCGATCGCAAAAAATGATTGGCGTTGAGGCGCTGGCTCGCTGGCATCGTCGACCCGCTGGTGCATTAAAACCGGATGAGTTTATCCGCATTGCCGAGACCAGCGGGCTGATCTACCGGCTCGGCCAGTTTGTATTGCGCCGCGCCTGTTTTGATCTCCAGCCGCTGAGCGATCTTAAGCTGTCGGTGAATATTTCTCCCGCTCAGTTCCGTGACCCGGATTTTGAGAACAAAGTGGCGGGCGTGCTGCAGGAAACCGGGTTTCCGGCTGGCCGTTTACAGCTGGAAGTTACCGAAACGTATGTGCTGGAAAACCCGGAAAGGGCACGCGCCGCCATCGCGAATTTAAAATTGCTGGGTACGGCGGTGGCGCTGGATGATTTCGGTACCGGATATTCGAGCATCGGTTATTTACGCCGGTTTAACTTCGACACCATTAAGATAGATAAATCGCTGGCAGGGCTGGTGGATGATGACGATCAGGCGTCAGCGCTGGTGAGCGGCACCATTCGTATTGCCAGCGCGCTCGGGATGGCGGTCATTGCGGAAGGCGTGGAGACAGAAAAACAGATGAAGCTGCTGCGTCTTGCCGGATGCGACCAGCTTCAGGGCTTCTACTTTAGCCAGCCGATGCCGATCGAATCGCTGTTACAGCTGCGCCAGCAACGCCACTGCTGA
- the mdtI gene encoding multidrug/spermidine efflux SMR transporter subunit MdtI → MQQFEWVHGAWLAAAIVLEIVANVFLKFSDGFRRKFYGVLSLAAVLAAFSALSQAVEGIDLSVAYALWGGFGIAATLAAGWVLFGQRLNNKGWVGVVLLLAGMIMIKLA, encoded by the coding sequence ATGCAACAGTTTGAATGGGTACACGGCGCCTGGCTGGCGGCCGCCATCGTGCTGGAAATTGTCGCCAACGTCTTTCTGAAATTCTCTGACGGTTTTCGGCGTAAATTTTACGGTGTGTTGTCTCTCGCCGCCGTCCTGGCCGCGTTTAGTGCGCTGTCTCAGGCCGTAGAAGGTATCGACCTTTCCGTGGCGTACGCGTTGTGGGGCGGGTTTGGTATTGCCGCCACGCTGGCAGCGGGTTGGGTACTGTTTGGCCAACGTCTGAATAACAAAGGCTGGGTAGGCGTGGTGTTGCTGTTGGCCGGTATGATCATGATAAAACTCGCCTGA
- the mdtJ gene encoding multidrug/spermidine efflux SMR transporter subunit MdtJ: protein MMFYWILLALAIATEITGTLSMKWASVSDGNTGFILMLVMITLSYIFLSFAVKKIALGVAYALWEGIGILFITLFSVLLFDEALSTMKIAGLATLVLGIVLIKSGTRKPAKTVKEATHATV, encoded by the coding sequence ATCATGTTTTACTGGATTTTATTAGCGCTGGCAATTGCGACCGAAATTACCGGAACGTTGTCGATGAAATGGGCTAGTGTTAGCGATGGCAACACAGGTTTTATTTTGATGCTGGTAATGATCACCCTCTCGTATATTTTTCTCTCGTTTGCGGTTAAAAAAATAGCCCTTGGCGTCGCCTATGCCTTGTGGGAAGGGATCGGTATTTTATTTATTACGTTGTTTAGTGTGCTGTTATTTGATGAAGCGTTGTCAACGATGAAAATCGCGGGTCTGGCGACCCTGGTACTCGGCATTGTGCTGATTAAATCCGGTACGCGAAAACCCGCGAAAACCGTGAAAGAGGCGACGCATGCAACAGTTTGA
- a CDS encoding AI-2E family transporter, with amino-acid sequence MAKPIITLNGLKIVIMLGMLVIILAGIRIAVDIIVPFILALFIAVILNPVVQRMVKLRIPRVLAVSSLVVIIVMAMVLLLAYLGTSLNELARTLPQYRSSLIIPLKSIEPWLQRAGIGVSVDELAKFINPNAAMTLVTNLLTQLSNAMSSIFLLLLTVVFMLLEVPQLPGKLKQMMANPAEGMAAIQRAIDSVSHYLVLKTAISIVTGLVAWGMLAALDVRFAFVWGLLAFALNYIPNIGSVLAAIPPIAQVLVFSGFYDALVVLAGYLAINLVFGNILEPRIMGRGLGLSTLVVFLSLIFWGWLLGPVGMLLSVPLTIVVKIALEQTTGGQSIAVLLSDLNKA; translated from the coding sequence ATGGCAAAACCGATTATCACGCTCAATGGTCTAAAAATAGTGATTATGCTGGGAATGTTAGTCATCATTCTCGCGGGAATTCGTATTGCGGTGGATATCATTGTCCCCTTTATTTTAGCGTTATTTATTGCCGTTATTTTAAACCCGGTCGTACAACGGATGGTCAAATTACGCATCCCCCGAGTGCTGGCGGTGTCATCACTGGTCGTCATCATTGTGATGGCGATGGTGCTGCTGCTGGCGTATCTGGGAACCTCACTCAATGAACTCGCACGAACGCTGCCACAGTATCGCTCATCGCTGATCATCCCGCTGAAAAGCATTGAACCGTGGCTACAACGCGCAGGGATTGGCGTTTCTGTGGATGAACTGGCGAAATTTATCAACCCTAACGCGGCCATGACCCTGGTCACTAACCTGTTGACCCAACTGTCTAATGCCATGTCGTCTATCTTCTTACTCCTGTTGACCGTCGTCTTTATGCTACTGGAAGTTCCACAACTGCCCGGCAAGCTAAAACAGATGATGGCCAACCCCGCAGAGGGCATGGCCGCCATCCAGCGCGCGATTGACAGCGTTTCGCATTATCTGGTGCTGAAGACCGCCATCAGCATTGTGACGGGTCTGGTCGCCTGGGGAATGCTGGCGGCGTTGGATGTCCGTTTCGCTTTCGTCTGGGGGCTGCTGGCCTTTGCGCTGAACTATATTCCTAATATTGGTTCCGTGCTGGCGGCGATTCCGCCTATCGCCCAGGTGCTGGTATTCAGCGGATTTTACGACGCGCTTGTTGTACTGGCGGGATATCTGGCGATCAACCTGGTGTTCGGTAATATCCTCGAACCCCGGATCATGGGACGTGGATTAGGGTTGTCGACGCTGGTGGTGTTTCTCTCATTGATTTTCTGGGGATGGCTGCTCGGTCCCGTTGGCATGCTGCTCTCGGTGCCGCTGACCATCGTCGTTAAAATCGCCCTTGAGCAGACAACGGGCGGTCAGAGCATTGCGGTTTTGCTTAGCGACCTCAACAAAGCCTGA
- the pntB gene encoding Re/Si-specific NAD(P)(+) transhydrogenase subunit beta, translated as MSGGLVTAAYIVAAILFIFSLAGLSKHETSQQGNNFGIAGMAIALIATIFGPDTGNVAWILVAMIIGGAIGIRLAKKVEMTEMPELVAILHSFVGLAAVLVGFNSYLYHEAGLEPILVNIHLTEVFLGIFIGAVTFTGSVVAFGKLRGKISSKPLMLPNRHKMNLAALVVSFLLMVLFVRTESVGLQVLALLVMTIIALAFGWHLVASIGGADMPVVVSMLNSYSGWAAAAAGFMLSNDLLIVTGALVGSSGAILSYIMCKAMNRSFISVIAGGFGTDGSSTGDDEEVGEHREINAEDTADMLKNSHSVIITPGYGMAVAQAQYPVAEITEKLRARGIKVRFGIHPVAGRLPGHMNVLLAEAKVPYDIVLEMDEINDDFTDTDTVLVIGANDTVNPAALDDPRSPIAGMPVLEVWKAQNVIVFKRSMNTGYAGVQNPLFFKENTHMLFGDAKASVDAILKAL; from the coding sequence ATGTCTGGAGGATTAGTTACAGCTGCATACATTGTTGCCGCGATCCTGTTTATTTTCAGTCTGGCGGGGCTTTCGAAACATGAAACTTCCCAGCAGGGTAATAACTTTGGTATCGCCGGGATGGCGATTGCGCTGATTGCCACGATTTTTGGCCCGGATACCGGCAATGTTGCCTGGATTCTGGTGGCGATGATCATCGGCGGCGCGATTGGTATTCGTCTGGCGAAGAAAGTTGAAATGACCGAAATGCCGGAGCTGGTGGCGATCCTGCACAGCTTCGTCGGTCTGGCTGCCGTGCTGGTTGGTTTCAACAGCTACCTGTACCACGAAGCCGGTCTGGAGCCGATTCTGGTGAACATTCACCTGACGGAAGTGTTCCTCGGTATCTTCATTGGTGCGGTCACCTTTACCGGTTCTGTTGTCGCGTTTGGCAAATTGCGTGGGAAGATCTCTTCCAAACCGCTGATGTTACCGAACCGCCACAAAATGAACCTGGCGGCGCTGGTGGTCTCCTTCCTGCTGATGGTGCTCTTTGTCCGTACCGAAAGCGTCGGCCTGCAGGTTCTCGCCCTGTTGGTGATGACCATTATCGCGCTCGCGTTCGGTTGGCACTTAGTGGCGTCGATCGGCGGCGCGGACATGCCGGTGGTGGTTTCCATGCTGAACTCCTATTCAGGATGGGCGGCAGCAGCAGCGGGCTTTATGTTGAGTAACGATCTGCTGATTGTGACCGGTGCGCTGGTCGGTTCTTCGGGTGCGATTCTGTCTTACATTATGTGTAAGGCGATGAACCGCTCGTTTATCAGCGTGATCGCCGGTGGCTTCGGCACTGACGGTTCTTCAACCGGGGATGATGAAGAAGTGGGTGAGCACCGCGAAATCAATGCGGAAGACACCGCTGACATGCTGAAAAACTCCCACTCGGTGATCATCACCCCAGGCTACGGCATGGCGGTGGCGCAGGCACAGTATCCGGTGGCTGAAATCACCGAGAAGCTGCGCGCGCGGGGTATCAAAGTGCGTTTCGGTATCCACCCGGTGGCGGGGCGTTTGCCAGGCCACATGAACGTACTGCTGGCGGAAGCGAAAGTGCCGTACGACATCGTGCTGGAAATGGATGAGATCAACGACGATTTCACCGACACCGACACCGTGCTGGTGATTGGCGCGAACGACACCGTTAACCCGGCGGCGCTCGACGATCCGCGTAGCCCGATTGCCGGTATGCCCGTTCTGGAAGTGTGGAAAGCGCAGAACGTTATCGTCTTCAAACGCTCCATGAACACCGGCTACGCAGGCGTGCAGAACCCGCTGTTCTTTAAAGAAAACACCCACATGCTGTTTGGTGATGCCAAAGCCAGCGTGGATGCCATTCTGAAAGCGCTTTAA
- the pntA gene encoding Re/Si-specific NAD(P)(+) transhydrogenase subunit alpha, producing MRIGIPKERFTNETRVAATPKTVEQLLKLGFTVAIESGAGQLASFDDKAFVQAGAEIVDGNAVWQSEVILKVNAPEDEEIPLLNAGTTLVSFIWPAQNPELMQKLAERNVTVMAMDSVPRISRAQSLDALSSMANIAGYRAIVEAAHEFGRFFTGQITAAGKVPPAKVMVIGAGVAGLAAIGAANSLGAIVRAFDTRPEVKEQVQSMGAEFLELDFKEDAGSGDGYAKVMSEAFIKAEMALFAAQAKEVDIIVTTALIPGKPAPKLITREMVDSMKSGSVIVDLAAQNGGNCEYTVPNQVTTTANGVKVIGYTDLPGRLPTQSSQLYGTNLVNLLKLLCKEKDGNVTVDFDDVVIRGVTVVRDGEITWPAPPIQVSAQPQAAAKAAHAPKEPAKPASPWRKFAFMALAIILFGWLADVAPKEFLGHFTVFALSCVVGYYVVWNVSHALHTPLMSVTNAISGIIVVGALLQIGQGGWVSFLSFIAVLIASINIFGGFTVTQRMLKMFRKN from the coding sequence ATGCGAATTGGCATACCAAAAGAGCGGTTTACCAATGAAACCCGTGTCGCCGCGACGCCGAAAACGGTTGAGCAACTGCTGAAACTGGGTTTTACCGTCGCGATTGAAAGCGGCGCAGGTCAACTGGCAAGTTTTGACGACAAGGCGTTTGTGCAAGCAGGCGCAGAAATTGTGGATGGAAATGCGGTTTGGCAGTCAGAGGTAATCCTGAAGGTCAATGCGCCAGAAGATGAAGAAATTCCGTTGCTGAACGCCGGGACTACGCTGGTCAGTTTTATCTGGCCTGCGCAGAATCCGGAATTAATGCAAAAACTTGCCGAGCGTAATGTCACCGTCATGGCAATGGATTCCGTGCCGCGTATCTCTCGCGCGCAGTCTCTGGATGCCCTGAGCTCAATGGCGAACATCGCCGGTTATCGCGCTATCGTTGAAGCTGCGCATGAATTTGGCCGCTTCTTTACCGGTCAAATCACCGCTGCGGGGAAGGTGCCTCCGGCAAAAGTGATGGTGATTGGCGCTGGCGTCGCGGGTCTTGCGGCGATTGGCGCGGCAAACAGTCTTGGGGCGATCGTTCGCGCATTCGATACCCGTCCGGAGGTCAAAGAGCAGGTCCAGAGTATGGGCGCTGAATTCCTCGAACTGGATTTTAAAGAGGACGCGGGCAGCGGCGACGGTTACGCCAAAGTCATGTCTGAAGCGTTTATCAAAGCGGAAATGGCACTCTTTGCGGCGCAGGCCAAAGAGGTCGACATTATCGTCACCACGGCGCTTATTCCGGGTAAACCCGCGCCGAAACTGATCACCCGCGAAATGGTTGACTCCATGAAGTCGGGCAGTGTGATTGTCGATCTGGCCGCGCAAAACGGCGGCAACTGCGAATACACCGTGCCGAACCAGGTCACGACCACCGCAAATGGCGTGAAAGTGATTGGTTATACCGACCTGCCGGGTCGCTTGCCGACGCAGTCTTCCCAGCTGTATGGCACTAACCTTGTCAATCTGCTCAAGCTGTTGTGCAAAGAAAAAGACGGTAATGTCACCGTTGATTTCGACGATGTGGTGATTCGTGGCGTCACGGTGGTGCGCGACGGCGAAATCACCTGGCCGGCACCGCCGATCCAGGTTTCTGCCCAACCGCAGGCTGCGGCAAAAGCGGCCCATGCGCCGAAAGAACCCGCAAAACCGGCTTCGCCGTGGCGTAAATTCGCCTTTATGGCCCTGGCGATCATCCTCTTCGGTTGGCTGGCGGATGTGGCGCCGAAAGAGTTCCTCGGTCACTTTACGGTGTTCGCGCTTTCCTGCGTGGTGGGATACTACGTGGTATGGAACGTCTCGCACGCGCTGCATACCCCCTTGATGTCGGTCACTAACGCCATCTCGGGGATCATTGTGGTGGGGGCATTGTTGCAAATCGGCCAGGGCGGCTGGGTGAGCTTCCTGAGCTTTATTGCGGTGCTTATCGCCAGTATTAATATTTTCGGTGGCTTCACCGTGACTCAGCGCATGCTGAAAATGTTCCGGAAAAACTAA
- the ydgH gene encoding DUF1471 family protein YdgH, giving the protein MKLKNTLLASALLSATAFSVNAATELTPEQAAALKPYDRIVVTGRFNAISDAVNAASRRADKEGAASFYVVDTSDYGSGGNWRVVADLYKADAEKAEASKNRVINGIVELPKDQAVALEPYDTVTVQGFFRNQPEVNDAITKAAKQKDAYAFFIVRQIDANQGGNQRITAFLYKADAKKRVIQSTDVIPADSEAGRAALAEGGEAAKQVEIPGVAATAAPSADVGRFFETQSTKGGRYTVTLPDGTKVEELNKATAAMMVPFDSIKFTGNYGNMTEVSYQVAKRAAKKGAKYYHITRQWQERGNNMTISADLYK; this is encoded by the coding sequence ATGAAGCTTAAGAACACTCTCCTGGCGTCCGCACTTCTTTCTGCGACTGCTTTTTCTGTAAATGCAGCGACAGAACTGACGCCGGAGCAAGCGGCAGCACTGAAACCTTATGACCGTATTGTGGTCACCGGTCGTTTTAATGCCATTAGCGATGCGGTGAATGCTGCATCCCGCCGTGCAGATAAAGAAGGTGCAGCCTCTTTTTATGTTGTTGATACATCTGACTATGGCAGTGGCGGTAACTGGCGCGTCGTGGCCGACCTCTATAAAGCCGATGCTGAAAAAGCGGAAGCCTCCAAAAATCGCGTGATTAACGGCATTGTAGAATTACCAAAAGATCAGGCCGTTGCGCTGGAACCGTATGACACCGTGACGGTGCAAGGTTTCTTCCGTAACCAACCGGAAGTCAATGACGCGATCACCAAAGCGGCAAAACAGAAAGACGCTTACGCCTTCTTTATCGTTCGCCAGATTGACGCCAACCAGGGCGGCAATCAGCGTATCACCGCGTTCCTCTACAAAGCGGATGCGAAAAAACGTGTGATTCAGAGCACTGACGTGATTCCGGCTGATTCCGAAGCGGGACGCGCGGCTCTGGCCGAGGGCGGCGAAGCGGCGAAGCAAGTTGAAATCCCGGGCGTTGCAGCAACCGCTGCGCCAAGCGCTGATGTGGGTCGCTTCTTCGAAACGCAATCGACCAAAGGTGGACGTTACACTGTCACTCTTCCGGACGGAACGAAAGTCGAAGAGCTGAACAAAGCGACGGCCGCCATGATGGTGCCTTTCGACAGCATCAAGTTCACGGGTAACTACGGCAACATGACGGAAGTCTCGTATCAGGTTGCTAAACGTGCCGCGAAAAAAGGTGCCAAGTACTACCACATCACTCGCCAGTGGCAAGAACGTGGTAACAACATGACCATCAGCGCCGATCTGTATAAATAA
- a CDS encoding amino acid permease, giving the protein MEKKLGLSALTALVLSSMLGAGVFSLPQNMAAVASPAALLIGWGITGAGILLLAFAMLILTRIRPDLDGGIFTYAREGFGELIGFCSAWGYWLCAVIANVSYLVIVFSALSFFTDTPELRLFGDGNTWQSIIGASVLLWVVHFLVLRGVQTAASINLVATLAKLLPLGLFVILAFMLFKLDTFRLDFTGLALGVPVWEQVKNTMLITLWVFIGVEGAVVVSARARNKRDVGRATLLAVISALGVYLLVTLLSLGVVARPELAEIRNPSMAGLMVKMMGPWGEIIIAAGLIVSVCGAYLSWTIMAAEVPFLASTHKAFPRIFARQNAQGAPSASLWLTNISVQVCLVLIWLTGSDYNTLLTIASEMILVPYFLVGAFLLKIATRPLHQAVGVGACIYGLWLLYASGPMHLLLSVVLYAPGLLVFLYARKTHTHDNVLNRQEIVLIGLLLMASVPATWMLVG; this is encoded by the coding sequence ATGGAAAAGAAACTGGGTCTGAGCGCGCTCACCGCGCTGGTACTAAGCTCAATGCTTGGCGCAGGTGTTTTCAGTCTGCCGCAAAACATGGCGGCAGTTGCCAGCCCGGCGGCATTATTGATTGGTTGGGGTATCACCGGCGCAGGCATTTTACTGCTGGCCTTTGCCATGCTGATCCTGACGCGTATTCGCCCCGACCTTGATGGCGGGATCTTCACCTACGCGCGTGAAGGCTTTGGCGAGCTGATTGGCTTCTGCTCCGCATGGGGGTACTGGCTATGCGCCGTCATCGCCAACGTCTCCTATCTGGTGATTGTCTTTTCGGCCCTCAGCTTCTTTACCGATACGCCTGAGCTGCGTCTTTTTGGCGACGGCAATACCTGGCAGTCAATCATCGGCGCATCCGTGCTGCTGTGGGTGGTTCACTTTCTTGTGCTGCGCGGCGTGCAAACGGCGGCAAGCATTAATCTGGTCGCCACACTGGCAAAACTCCTGCCGCTCGGACTGTTTGTCATCCTGGCGTTCATGTTGTTTAAGCTCGACACCTTCCGTCTCGATTTTACCGGTCTGGCGTTGGGCGTCCCGGTCTGGGAGCAGGTGAAAAACACCATGCTGATCACGCTGTGGGTGTTTATTGGTGTGGAAGGCGCGGTCGTCGTTTCCGCGCGCGCCAGAAACAAACGCGACGTTGGACGCGCCACGCTGCTGGCTGTCATCTCCGCGTTGGGCGTTTATCTGCTGGTGACCCTGCTCTCTCTCGGCGTGGTTGCCCGTCCGGAACTGGCGGAGATTCGTAACCCCTCGATGGCCGGTCTGATGGTCAAAATGATGGGGCCGTGGGGCGAAATCATTATCGCCGCGGGGCTGATTGTCTCAGTGTGCGGTGCGTACCTGAGCTGGACCATTATGGCGGCGGAAGTGCCATTCCTCGCCTCAACACACAAAGCGTTCCCGCGTATTTTCGCGCGTCAGAACGCTCAGGGCGCGCCGTCGGCGTCGCTGTGGTTAACCAATATCTCTGTCCAGGTTTGTCTGGTCCTGATCTGGCTCACAGGTTCCGATTACAACACGCTGCTGACCATTGCCTCTGAGATGATTTTGGTGCCTTACTTCCTGGTCGGCGCCTTCTTGTTGAAGATTGCTACGCGACCTCTTCACCAGGCCGTGGGTGTCGGTGCCTGCATTTATGGTTTATGGTTGTTGTACGCGTCCGGCCCTATGCATCTGTTACTGTCGGTGGTGCTTTATGCACCAGGACTGCTGGTCTTCCTCTACGCCCGCAAGACACATACGCACGATAATGTGTTAAACCGTCAGGAAATTGTCCTGATTGGCCTGCTGTTAATGGCTTCGGTTCCAGCGACGTGGATGTTGGTGGGGTAA